Part of the Nostoc sp. ATCC 53789 genome, GGTGTACAAACTAGCACCCCAAGCTGCGCCTCCTTCTAAAAAGGCAAACTTGAGTGTGGGGAAGCGGTGAGTGACACCACCAAAGAATAAAGATTTACATAGGGCTTCCGCAGCCGATGCAAAGTGACCAATATGGTTGTATTGGTAATTGCTAATGGAACGCCGATTTATCCAACCCATACCAGAAGAGTGGGTGGTGGGTACAACTTTCAGTTCTACGCACTTCGCCCAGAAGGGATCGTAATCATACTTACTATCCAAGCCAAAGGTGTCAATCCAAATGGCTTCGTTGGCTACTTCTTCGCCATATTTCTCAAAGGCGGGAATGGGGCGGCGGATATGTCCGGGAATTTGAATGGCTTTGAGTCCCAGAATATTTACCGCATATTCCAATTCTGCGATCGCCTCTTCGGGCGTATGCATGGGAATAGCGGCAATTGGTGTTAAGCGATCGCTATAAGGGCGAAAAATATCAGCGTGATAGGTGTTGGCTGCACGACAAACAGCCCGCCGCATTTCTTCATGACCGATGTGTGGGGCCATTGTTGCCAAGTTGGGGTACACAACGGCAAAGTCTGTACCAGCTTCTTGCAAGCGTTCGTGTAATAACTTTGGCAAACTAACGGTAGCTAAATTTAAAGCGTCGTTAGTGGGACGAGTCCAGAAAGGAGGGCGGGCGGTGCGGTAAGTGCGGCGTTCATCCCAAGATTGTTTAAACCATTTAGAGCGAGATGCACCGGGTAAGTGTTCTTGAAAACGCTCTGCGATCGCAGTTCCAGCAACTTGCTCTAAATAGTCTAAGAATGCTGGGGGAAATTCTTGAGTATGTATATCTGTGTCAATGATCGGATAACCAAGTTTTTCGCGGATTTGAGCAGACTTGGTTTTATGTGGACGGTCTAGTGCAATAGTCATGGCCATTTTACCTAGATTTTCAAATGGATTGGTCAAGAAGGAAGCAGAAAGTTTACAGGGCTTACGCAAAATAAAGGAAAAACGAACCGCAAAGGCGCAAAGGACACGTTCGCCCTTGGCGTTCCCGAAGGGTAGGAATGAAAGTTTTAGAGAGTTATTGCGTGAGTCCTAAGTTTATAAGTCTGGGAGTTGAGCCTTTGAGCTTGGGAGTTGAGCTTTTGAGCTTGGGAGTTGAGCCTTTGAGCTTGGGAGTTGAGCCTTTGAGCTTGGGAGTTGCACCTTTGAACCTGGAATTTGCACCTTTGAACCGGGGAGTTGCACCTTTGAACCTGGGAGTTGCACCTTTGAACTTGGGAGTTGCACCTTTGAACCTGGGAGTTGCACCTTTGAACTTGGAAGTTGCACCTTTGAACTTGGAAGTTGCTCTTTTAAAAGACTTAATTACAGAAATTTGTTTTTCTTGCTCAGAAAAGTCACTGATTTCTATCTCCTCATCTTCGTCATCTCCCCCACTCCCCACTCCCCATTTCCTATTTTTCTTCAGCAACCCAGTCTGTTAATTTAAAGTCCGACTTTGCTAAACCCTGCGAGACTAAAAATTTCTTTGTTCCCTCTAAAAGTTTCACTCCCTCGGCTGGTAATGGTTCTTCTGATACCTGTCTGAGTGGGAACGATACTTTTATAATATCGATGGGATATTTAGTAGTTTGAGCATGATACTGATAATATTCTTCAGAATTAGCTTTTAAATCCTTAGCTGCTTCTGTGAGAATTGCATTAAATTTCTGTGGGAAATCAGGCTGTTTTGCCAGAAAACTTTCAGTTGCTACAACTAATGATGTCCCTGAAAGACCCTTATGATTCGCAGAAGAATCAATCACTGGAAACCCTTGTGATTTCAGAAAAGGCCCCAGATCGCTAGAGGTTGCATAAGCTGCTATATCACCACGTTCTAAAGCCGCTTTTGCCTCAGTAGTCATCAAGTGAACAACTTTTACATCCTTGGCAATTTTAGCTTCAGCTAACAGACCCAGCAGGTATCGGTGCATATAAGAGCCTTTTTGGGTAGCTATTTTTTCACCCTTAAGTTCAGCAAGCGATCGCGCACCATTCTTTTTCGCTACTAACCAGGCGGTTGTATTAAATTGGCTAATCCGCAACAGTCGGGTTTCTTGACCCCTAGCTTTCAAAACTATGGCTGGTGTATCGCCTAAAGAACCAACATCTAATTGTCCGGCGACAAGCGCCTCATTTAGATCCGGCCCGTTAGGAAATCTTGCAAAAGTAATGTTTTTAAATCCTGCTTTTTGCAACTCACGATTTAAAATTCCTTTTTTCTTTGCCCAACCAAGTGCCCCTGTAGGTTCAGAACTACCTACATAACCTATTCGTAGGGTAGAAATATTATTAGATGCAGCGACAGCTTTATTGACATTAACAGCCTCAATGGATTGAGCAGATTTAGTTTCACCTTGGCTACATGCTGTAGTTAGTAGCAGTAGGACACAAGCTACTGAGGTTGATAATCTCGTACTAGAC contains:
- a CDS encoding amidohydrolase family protein; protein product: MTIALDRPHKTKSAQIREKLGYPIIDTDIHTQEFPPAFLDYLEQVAGTAIAERFQEHLPGASRSKWFKQSWDERRTYRTARPPFWTRPTNDALNLATVSLPKLLHERLQEAGTDFAVVYPNLATMAPHIGHEEMRRAVCRAANTYHADIFRPYSDRLTPIAAIPMHTPEEAIAELEYAVNILGLKAIQIPGHIRRPIPAFEKYGEEVANEAIWIDTFGLDSKYDYDPFWAKCVELKVVPTTHSSGMGWINRRSISNYQYNHIGHFASAAEALCKSLFFGGVTHRFPTLKFAFLEGGAAWGASLYTDLIWHWDTRNKDHLVENNNPANIDREELLELYTRYGGELVHGRLDQLGSGLGFHAELLSPLEPGDLDEFAVAGVTKPEDIRDRFLNHFYFGTESDDTRVAQAFNRKANPYGDRVKAFLGSDSGHWDVPDITAIAANTYSMVERKIISEEDLQYFLSIHPLELYTSLNRDFFKGTAVEKTADEFLASKV
- a CDS encoding ABC transporter substrate-binding protein; translated protein: MSSTRLSTSVACVLLLLTTACSQGETKSAQSIEAVNVNKAVAASNNISTLRIGYVGSSEPTGALGWAKKKGILNRELQKAGFKNITFARFPNGPDLNEALVAGQLDVGSLGDTPAIVLKARGQETRLLRISQFNTTAWLVAKKNGARSLAELKGEKIATQKGSYMHRYLLGLLAEAKIAKDVKVVHLMTTEAKAALERGDIAAYATSSDLGPFLKSQGFPVIDSSANHKGLSGTSLVVATESFLAKQPDFPQKFNAILTEAAKDLKANSEEYYQYHAQTTKYPIDIIKVSFPLRQVSEEPLPAEGVKLLEGTKKFLVSQGLAKSDFKLTDWVAEEK